The following proteins are encoded in a genomic region of Mycolicibacterium confluentis:
- a CDS encoding ferritin: MNHADATNTKFHGLLLDQIREEFTASQQYIAIAVHFDGADLPQLAGHFYKQSVEERNHAMMLVRHLLDRDVEVEIPGVDAVRNEFASPREAIALALDLERTVTDQIVALAAAARDEHDYLGEQFMQWFLKEQVEEVASMTTLLRVAERAGDNLFDLENFVAREFTAGATDPTAPAAAGGSL, encoded by the coding sequence ATGAACCACGCCGACGCCACCAACACCAAGTTTCACGGACTTCTCCTCGACCAGATCCGCGAAGAGTTCACGGCGTCGCAGCAATACATCGCCATCGCCGTCCACTTCGACGGTGCCGACCTGCCCCAACTCGCGGGGCACTTCTACAAGCAGTCCGTCGAGGAGCGCAACCACGCCATGATGCTGGTTCGTCATCTGCTGGACCGCGATGTCGAGGTCGAGATCCCCGGCGTCGACGCGGTCCGCAACGAGTTCGCGTCGCCCCGCGAGGCGATCGCGCTGGCTCTCGACCTCGAGCGCACCGTCACCGATCAGATCGTCGCGCTGGCCGCCGCGGCCCGTGACGAGCACGATTACCTGGGCGAACAGTTCATGCAGTGGTTCCTCAAGGAGCAGGTCGAAGAGGTGGCCTCGATGACCACCCTGCTGCGCGTCGCCGAGCGCGCCGGAGACAACCTGTTCGACCTGGAGAACTTCGTCGCGCGGGAATTCACCGCAGGCGCCACTGACCCGACGGCGCCTGCCGCTGCCGGCGGCAGCCTCTGA
- a CDS encoding LCP family protein: protein MVNDDRPRYGQPPPGPDERRGAPRRPQPDEPSQVIRRDPSYRPHPGGFPAQGPPPPPRPAPPRQPPPASPRQAPPPRQAPAPHQPIRRQPAPPLPPSARRAAPPPAPPRRPAQRIAAAPPPAARPPRKRRRVPWGGLLLTVLLLVVVAVVGGGAWLDRSLQRIDALPDYPDRPAAGRGTTWLLVGSDSRAGLSEVQQSDLATGGDLGSGRTDTILLVHIPRLGSSTDATMVSIPRDSYVEIPGYGSDKINAAFALGGAPLLAQTVEQATGLRLDHYAEIGFGGFADVVDALGGVTMCPAEPISDPLAGIDLAAGCQKLDGRAALGFVRSRATPRADLDRMVNQRQFMSALLHRAASPAVWLNPWRWYSVPTAAADSVAVDDDDHLWDLARLGWALRGSPVTVTVPIGAYTSGGSGDVVVWDDDTATQLFDALESDSPVPQAVLDAQP, encoded by the coding sequence CTGGTGAACGACGATCGGCCCCGGTACGGCCAGCCGCCGCCCGGTCCGGACGAACGGCGGGGTGCACCCCGCCGCCCGCAGCCCGATGAACCGTCGCAGGTGATCCGCCGGGACCCGTCGTACCGCCCGCATCCGGGGGGCTTCCCCGCGCAGGGCCCTCCCCCACCGCCACGCCCGGCACCGCCGCGCCAACCTCCCCCGGCATCGCCGCGCCAGGCACCCCCACCACGGCAGGCGCCCGCGCCGCACCAGCCCATTCGGCGTCAGCCAGCACCGCCTCTGCCTCCGTCCGCGCGCCGCGCGGCGCCCCCGCCGGCACCACCGCGGCGACCCGCCCAGCGCATCGCGGCGGCACCACCTCCGGCAGCGCGCCCGCCCCGCAAGCGTCGGCGGGTGCCGTGGGGTGGTCTGCTGCTCACAGTCCTGCTCCTCGTCGTGGTCGCGGTGGTCGGCGGCGGGGCCTGGCTCGACCGCTCGCTGCAGCGCATCGACGCCCTGCCCGACTATCCCGATCGCCCCGCCGCGGGCCGGGGCACCACCTGGCTGCTCGTGGGGTCCGACAGTCGGGCGGGCCTGTCCGAGGTACAGCAGTCTGACCTGGCCACGGGCGGCGACCTGGGCTCGGGCCGGACTGACACGATTCTGCTGGTGCATATCCCACGCTTGGGCTCGAGTACGGACGCGACGATGGTCTCGATCCCGCGGGACTCCTACGTCGAGATCCCGGGCTACGGCAGCGACAAGATCAACGCTGCGTTCGCACTCGGCGGGGCGCCGCTCCTGGCGCAGACCGTCGAACAGGCGACCGGCCTGCGCCTCGACCATTACGCCGAGATCGGCTTCGGCGGTTTCGCCGACGTGGTCGACGCGCTCGGCGGCGTCACGATGTGTCCGGCCGAACCCATCAGCGACCCGCTGGCCGGTATAGACCTGGCCGCCGGGTGCCAGAAGCTCGACGGCCGCGCGGCGCTGGGCTTCGTGCGCTCCCGGGCCACCCCGCGCGCCGACCTGGACCGCATGGTCAACCAGCGTCAGTTCATGTCCGCGTTGCTGCACCGCGCCGCGAGCCCGGCCGTCTGGCTCAACCCGTGGCGCTGGTACTCGGTGCCGACCGCGGCGGCCGACTCGGTCGCGGTCGACGACGACGATCACCTCTGGGACCTGGCGCGGCTCGGATGGGCCCTGCGCGGGTCGCCGGTCACGGTCACCGTGCCCATCGGTGCATACACCAGCGGCGGATCGGGCGACGTCGTGGTGTGGGACGACGACACGGCGACGCAACTGTTCGACGCGCTGGAGTCCGACTCGCCCGTCCCGCAGGCCGTGCTCGACGCGCAACCCTGA
- the serS gene encoding serine--tRNA ligase: MIDLKLLREDPDLVRRSQRSRGEDPELVDALLAADAARRAAVSKADTLRADQKSVSKQVGAASKEDRPAVLARAKDLAAEVKAAEGAQAAAEEAFTAAHMAVSNVIIDGVPAGGEDDFVVLDTVGEPAQLSDPKDHLELGEALGLIDMERGAKVSGSRFYFLTGRGALLQLGLLQLAVRVATQNGFTLMIPPVLVRPEVMAGTGFLGAHSDEIYHLEADDMYLVGTSEVPLAGYHSGEILDLSDGPLRYAGWSSCFRREAGSYGKDTRGIIRVHQFDKVEGFVYCKPEDAEAEHQRLLGWQREMLAHIEVPYRVIDVAAGDLGSSAARKYDCEAWVPTQQAYRELTSTSNCTTFQARRLSTRYRDENGKPQTAATLNGTLATTRWLVAILENHQQPDGSVRVPDALVPYVGASVLEPR; encoded by the coding sequence GTGATCGACCTCAAGCTGCTCCGCGAAGACCCCGACCTCGTGCGCCGTTCCCAACGCAGCCGCGGCGAAGACCCCGAGTTGGTGGACGCACTGCTGGCCGCCGACGCCGCGCGTCGGGCCGCGGTGTCGAAGGCGGACACCCTGCGCGCCGACCAGAAATCGGTGAGCAAGCAGGTCGGCGCCGCCAGCAAGGAAGACCGTCCCGCAGTGCTGGCGCGCGCCAAGGACCTTGCCGCCGAGGTCAAGGCGGCCGAGGGCGCTCAGGCCGCCGCGGAGGAGGCGTTCACCGCGGCGCACATGGCCGTCTCCAACGTCATCATCGACGGAGTCCCCGCAGGCGGCGAGGACGACTTCGTGGTGCTCGACACGGTCGGGGAGCCCGCCCAACTGTCCGATCCCAAGGACCACCTGGAACTCGGCGAGGCGCTGGGCCTGATCGACATGGAGCGCGGCGCGAAGGTCTCCGGGTCGCGGTTCTACTTCCTGACTGGGCGAGGCGCGCTGCTGCAGCTGGGTCTGCTGCAGCTGGCCGTGCGCGTCGCCACTCAGAACGGGTTCACGCTGATGATCCCGCCGGTGCTGGTGCGCCCCGAGGTTATGGCGGGCACCGGCTTCCTGGGCGCGCACTCCGACGAGATCTATCACCTCGAGGCCGACGACATGTATCTCGTCGGCACCTCGGAGGTGCCGTTGGCCGGGTACCACTCGGGCGAGATCCTCGACCTCTCCGATGGGCCGCTGCGCTACGCGGGCTGGTCATCGTGCTTCCGCCGGGAGGCCGGCAGCTACGGCAAGGACACCCGCGGCATCATCCGCGTGCACCAGTTCGACAAGGTCGAGGGCTTCGTCTACTGCAAGCCCGAGGACGCCGAGGCCGAGCACCAGCGACTGCTCGGCTGGCAGCGGGAGATGTTGGCGCACATCGAGGTTCCCTACCGCGTCATCGACGTCGCGGCGGGCGACCTCGGCTCGTCGGCCGCGCGGAAGTACGACTGCGAGGCCTGGGTGCCCACTCAGCAGGCCTACCGCGAGCTCACCTCGACGTCGAACTGCACGACGTTCCAGGCTCGCCGGCTCTCGACGCGCTACCGCGACGAGAACGGCAAGCCGCAGACCGCCGCGACGCTGAACGGCACACTGGCCACCACGCGCTGGCTGGTGGCGATTCTGGAGAACCACCAGCAGCCCGACGGCAGCGTGCGGGTCCCCGACGCGCTCGTGCCGTACGTCGGCGCCTCGGTGCTGGAACCCCGGTAA
- a CDS encoding septum formation family protein, with product MQQLSQRSARLSQWEPMVDGPQQEDRDDVAEENDPVGSPDDTPDAAYVAEPASSAFDVESTALEADNTEDDTEDDAPRERFSWLSTFHARSTRRALLLTALGALLIAGLITALPVNRNQTGLAAYLHSDPVPSTGSRGNKAFNDAQAGDCLNWPERTPDDATIVDCQEDHRFEVAESVDMRTFPGSEYGPDAAPPSPARIQQISQEQCQVAVRQYLGPRFDPNSRFTISMLWSGDKAWRQHGERRMLCGLQLPGPDGQQLAFKGKVADVDQSKVWPAGTCLGIDPASNQPTDIPVDCASPHAMEVTGSVNLAERFPGGLPPEPEQDGFIKDSCTRMTDEYLAPLQLRTTTLTLIYSTISLPSWSAGSHQVACSIGATLGNGGWATLINSAKGPLLINGQPPIPPPDIPAERLNLPPIPMPGGGAQSTYQPDDSSNSGSSSNSGSHSSGSQSDSSQHLPRQTSAPTSTAAATEPPATQGNTFNPPAPGAPAPPPEAAAPPPPADAPAPEPAPGPPPGPEVPPPPA from the coding sequence CTGCAACAGTTGTCACAGCGGTCGGCGCGCCTGTCACAATGGGAGCCGATGGTTGATGGACCCCAGCAGGAAGATCGCGACGACGTGGCCGAAGAGAACGACCCCGTCGGCTCCCCAGACGACACCCCCGATGCCGCGTATGTCGCGGAGCCGGCGTCGAGCGCGTTCGACGTCGAGTCGACTGCTCTGGAGGCCGACAACACCGAGGACGACACCGAGGACGACGCGCCTCGTGAGCGGTTCAGCTGGCTGAGCACATTCCATGCCCGGTCCACCCGTCGCGCCCTGCTGCTGACGGCACTCGGGGCGCTGTTGATCGCGGGCCTGATCACCGCACTGCCGGTCAACCGCAACCAGACCGGGCTCGCCGCCTACCTGCACTCCGATCCGGTGCCGAGCACCGGTTCCCGCGGCAACAAGGCGTTCAACGACGCCCAGGCCGGCGACTGCCTGAACTGGCCTGAGCGCACCCCGGACGACGCGACCATCGTTGACTGCCAGGAGGACCACCGCTTCGAGGTGGCCGAGTCGGTCGACATGCGGACCTTCCCGGGTTCGGAGTACGGACCCGACGCCGCGCCGCCGTCACCGGCACGCATCCAGCAGATCAGCCAGGAGCAGTGCCAGGTTGCGGTGCGGCAATACCTCGGCCCGCGGTTCGACCCGAACAGCCGTTTCACGATCAGCATGCTCTGGTCCGGAGACAAGGCCTGGCGTCAGCACGGCGAGCGCCGGATGCTGTGCGGCCTGCAGCTTCCCGGTCCCGACGGCCAGCAGTTGGCGTTCAAGGGCAAGGTCGCCGATGTCGACCAGTCCAAGGTCTGGCCCGCGGGCACGTGCCTGGGCATCGACCCGGCGAGCAACCAGCCGACCGACATCCCCGTCGACTGCGCCTCACCGCACGCGATGGAGGTCACCGGGTCGGTGAACCTGGCCGAGCGCTTCCCCGGCGGGTTGCCACCCGAGCCTGAGCAGGACGGGTTCATCAAGGACTCGTGTACCCGGATGACGGACGAGTACCTCGCGCCTCTGCAGCTTCGGACCACGACGCTGACCCTGATCTACAGCACGATCTCGCTGCCCAGCTGGTCGGCGGGCAGCCACCAGGTGGCGTGCAGCATCGGCGCCACCCTGGGCAATGGCGGCTGGGCCACCCTGATCAACAGCGCCAAGGGGCCGCTGTTGATCAACGGGCAGCCGCCCATCCCGCCGCCGGACATCCCGGCCGAGCGTCTGAACCTGCCGCCGATCCCCATGCCCGGTGGCGGCGCGCAGTCCACCTATCAGCCGGACGACTCGTCGAACTCCGGTTCGTCGTCGAACTCGGGATCGCATAGTTCGGGTTCGCAGAGCGACTCGAGTCAGCACCTGCCGCGGCAGACCTCGGCCCCGACGTCCACCGCGGCCGCGACCGAACCTCCTGCGACACAGGGCAACACGTTCAACCCGCCGGCGCCCGGCGCACCGGCACCGCCGCCCGAGGCCGCCGCGCCGCCACCCCCGGCCGACGCCCCCGCACCGGAGCCCGCCCCCGGACCCCCGCCGGGTCCTGAGGTTCCGCCGCCGCCGGCCTGA
- a CDS encoding glycerophosphodiester phosphodiesterase, which produces MDSAGEVLDGHPFVVAHRGASADRPEHTLAAYELALREGADGVECDVRLTRDGHLVCVHDRRIDRTANGTGLVSELTLNELRQYDYGKWHGSWRADGTHGDTGLLTLEKLVELVLDFRRPVKLFIETKHPVRYGALVENKVLALLHRFGIAAPPSADLSRAVVMSFSAAAVWRIRRAAPLLPTVLLGETSRYLAGSAATTVGATAVGPSITTLRDHPELVDRAAAQGRALYCWTVDHYEDVQFCREQGVAWLATNHPGRTKDWLQNGLTEAGRD; this is translated from the coding sequence ATGGACTCGGCGGGGGAAGTGTTGGACGGGCACCCGTTCGTCGTCGCCCATCGGGGCGCCTCGGCCGACCGGCCCGAGCACACTCTCGCCGCCTATGAGTTGGCCCTCCGGGAGGGTGCCGACGGCGTCGAGTGCGACGTCAGGCTCACCCGCGACGGTCACCTGGTGTGCGTGCACGACCGCCGGATCGACCGCACCGCCAACGGGACTGGCCTGGTCAGCGAACTCACCCTGAACGAGCTTCGGCAGTACGACTACGGGAAGTGGCACGGCAGCTGGCGGGCCGACGGCACCCACGGCGACACCGGACTGCTCACGCTGGAGAAGCTCGTCGAGCTGGTGCTGGACTTCCGCCGCCCAGTGAAGCTGTTCATCGAGACCAAGCATCCGGTGCGCTACGGCGCGCTGGTCGAGAACAAGGTGCTGGCCCTGCTGCACCGGTTCGGCATCGCCGCGCCGCCGTCGGCGGATCTGTCGCGCGCCGTGGTGATGTCATTCAGCGCCGCGGCGGTGTGGCGGATCCGGCGCGCCGCCCCGCTGCTGCCGACTGTGCTGCTGGGGGAGACGTCGCGATATCTCGCAGGCAGCGCCGCGACAACCGTCGGAGCCACGGCCGTCGGTCCGTCGATCACCACGCTGCGGGACCACCCGGAACTCGTGGACCGCGCCGCGGCCCAGGGGCGGGCACTGTACTGCTGGACCGTCGACCACTACGAGGACGTGCAGTTCTGCCGCGAGCAGGGCGTGGCGTGGTTGGCCACCAACCACCCAGGGCGCACCAAGGACTGGCTGCAGAACGGTCTGACCGAAGCCGGCCGGGACTAG
- a CDS encoding metallopeptidase family protein, producing MPVSMSPERFEELVSDALDRIPPKLAAALDNVVVLVEEHNAEEPDLLGLYEGVALTERDSFYAGSLPDVITIYRGALLQMCESEAEVVDEVTITVVHEIAHHFGIDDERLHELGWA from the coding sequence ATGCCGGTGTCGATGAGTCCGGAGCGTTTCGAGGAGTTGGTCTCCGACGCGCTCGACCGGATTCCACCCAAGCTGGCCGCGGCTCTCGACAACGTCGTGGTGCTCGTCGAGGAGCACAACGCCGAAGAGCCCGACCTGCTCGGCCTCTACGAGGGAGTCGCGCTGACCGAGCGGGACAGCTTCTATGCGGGTTCGCTGCCCGACGTCATCACCATCTACCGGGGTGCGCTGCTGCAGATGTGCGAGTCGGAGGCCGAAGTCGTCGACGAGGTCACGATCACCGTCGTGCATGAGATCGCCCACCACTTCGGCATCGACGACGAGCGCCTGCACGAACTCGGTTGGGCTTGA
- a CDS encoding CPBP family intramembrane glutamic endopeptidase, with product MSAPGAPDAPDRPGETEPLSAFERRALRLEIGLVLAVTFGLSAVTASLQLIDFVLRGLAGQRVALNPKRSYFDLIDLGLNLAYITQLLAWGALAVYLLWRSGFTPARIGLGRLRWRPDLLGGLGLAALIGIPGLALYVASRALGFSVAVVPSELDDTWWRIPVLLLVSFANGWAEEVVVVGFLLTRLRQLDVSPTTAIVASSVLRGAYHLYQGFGAGLGNLAMGLVFGWVWHRTGRLWPLVIAHGIIDSVAFVGYALLAPHLGWLGIDPPSST from the coding sequence GTGAGCGCACCCGGCGCACCCGACGCCCCCGACCGACCCGGCGAGACGGAGCCCCTCAGCGCGTTCGAGCGCCGCGCGTTGCGCCTCGAGATCGGCCTGGTCCTCGCGGTCACCTTCGGGCTCAGCGCCGTCACCGCGTCGCTCCAGCTGATTGACTTCGTACTGCGCGGGCTGGCCGGCCAACGGGTCGCGCTCAACCCCAAGAGGTCCTACTTCGACCTGATCGACCTCGGACTGAACCTGGCCTACATCACCCAGCTCCTCGCGTGGGGCGCGCTGGCGGTCTACCTGCTGTGGCGCAGCGGCTTCACCCCGGCCCGCATCGGCCTCGGCCGACTCCGCTGGCGCCCCGACCTGCTCGGCGGTCTCGGCCTGGCGGCACTGATCGGGATTCCCGGCCTGGCCCTGTACGTCGCGTCGCGGGCGCTGGGGTTCAGCGTCGCGGTGGTCCCCAGTGAACTCGACGACACCTGGTGGCGCATTCCCGTGCTGCTGCTGGTGTCCTTCGCCAACGGCTGGGCCGAGGAGGTCGTGGTGGTCGGCTTCCTGCTCACCCGGTTGCGCCAACTCGACGTCAGCCCGACGACCGCGATCGTGGCGTCCAGCGTGCTGCGCGGCGCCTATCACCTCTACCAGGGTTTCGGCGCAGGGCTGGGAAACCTGGCGATGGGCCTCGTGTTCGGGTGGGTCTGGCACCGGACGGGACGGCTGTGGCCGCTGGTGATCGCACACGGAATCATCGACTCGGTCGCCTTCGTGGGGTACGCACTGCTTGCCCCACACCTGGGCTGGCTGGGCATCGATCCGCCGTCGAGCACGTAA
- a CDS encoding histidine phosphatase family protein: MSGRLILVRHGQTYGNVEKRLDTRPPGAELTPLGRDQARAFAQNAPGQPVLLGHSVATRARQTAAEIAGVLSLHTHEFDGLHEVQVGDLENRNDEEAVDEFNRIYQRWHEGELNLAMPGGETGADVLDRYLPVVKDLRLRHLDDNEWNGDIVLVSHGAAIRLVAATLAGVEATFALEHHLANTDAVTLAPITDGRWSCVHWGAASPPFYPELDANPVEDAKRAPDPIG, encoded by the coding sequence ATGAGCGGGCGGCTGATCCTGGTCCGGCACGGACAGACCTACGGCAATGTCGAGAAGCGCCTCGACACTCGGCCGCCGGGCGCCGAACTCACGCCGTTGGGCCGAGATCAGGCCCGGGCGTTCGCGCAGAACGCCCCGGGACAGCCGGTGCTTCTGGGGCACTCGGTCGCCACCCGAGCCCGCCAGACCGCGGCCGAGATCGCCGGCGTGCTCAGCCTGCACACCCATGAGTTCGACGGCCTGCACGAGGTGCAGGTCGGCGACCTGGAGAACCGCAACGACGAGGAGGCGGTCGACGAGTTCAACCGCATCTACCAGCGCTGGCATGAGGGTGAACTGAACCTCGCGATGCCCGGTGGTGAGACCGGCGCCGATGTTCTGGACCGGTACCTGCCCGTCGTCAAGGATCTGCGGCTGCGCCATCTCGACGACAACGAGTGGAACGGTGACATCGTCCTGGTCAGCCACGGCGCGGCGATCCGCCTGGTCGCGGCCACGCTGGCCGGAGTCGAGGCCACCTTCGCGCTTGAGCACCACCTGGCCAACACCGACGCCGTGACGCTCGCGCCCATCACCGACGGGCGCTGGAGTTGCGTGCACTGGGGTGCGGCGAGCCCGCCGTTCTACCCGGAGCTCGACGCCAATCCGGTGGAGGATGCGAAGCGGGCGCCCGACCCGATCGGCTGA
- the pheA gene encoding prephenate dehydratase — MTAIAYLGPRGTFSEAALGGMAAAGLLPHGPDVDQLPTDSTPAALEAVRSGAADYACVPIENSIDGSVIPTLDNLAAGTPLQVFAELTLDVAFSIVIRPGVAAADVRTVAAFPVAAAQVRRWLAENLPDAEVVPAISNAGAADDVSHGRADAGVSTALAAHRYGLDTLADGVVDEANARTRFVLVGRPGPPPPRTGADRTSVVLKLDNEPGALVSALTEFGIRDIDLTRIESRPTRVELGTYVFFLDCVGHIDDIAVAEALKALHRRCADVRYLGSWPTGAATGSVPPQLDDATQWLNRLRSGEQP, encoded by the coding sequence GTGACTGCCATCGCCTATCTCGGACCCCGAGGGACGTTTTCGGAGGCGGCACTGGGCGGCATGGCCGCGGCGGGTCTGCTGCCCCACGGACCGGATGTCGACCAACTCCCGACCGACAGCACGCCCGCGGCATTGGAGGCGGTCCGGTCCGGCGCCGCCGACTACGCCTGCGTGCCCATCGAGAACTCCATCGACGGCTCGGTGATCCCCACGCTCGACAACCTCGCCGCGGGTACGCCGCTGCAGGTGTTCGCCGAACTCACGCTCGACGTGGCGTTCAGCATCGTCATCCGACCCGGCGTCGCCGCCGCTGACGTGCGGACGGTGGCGGCGTTCCCGGTCGCCGCCGCGCAGGTGCGTCGCTGGCTCGCCGAGAACCTGCCCGACGCCGAGGTGGTGCCCGCGATATCGAACGCGGGGGCCGCCGACGACGTCAGCCACGGCCGCGCCGACGCCGGGGTCAGCACCGCGCTGGCCGCCCACCGCTACGGACTCGACACGCTTGCCGACGGGGTGGTCGACGAGGCCAACGCCCGCACCCGGTTCGTGCTCGTCGGCCGGCCCGGCCCCCCGCCGCCCCGCACGGGTGCCGACCGCACCTCGGTGGTTCTCAAGCTCGACAACGAGCCCGGGGCCCTGGTGAGCGCCCTCACCGAGTTCGGTATCCGCGACATCGACCTGACCCGCATCGAATCTCGGCCCACGCGCGTCGAACTCGGCACCTACGTGTTCTTCCTGGACTGTGTCGGCCACATCGATGACATCGCGGTGGCTGAGGCACTCAAAGCGCTGCACCGTCGTTGTGCAGATGTGCGATATCTAGGTTCTTGGCCCACAGGTGCGGCGACGGGCAGTGTGCCGCCACAACTCGACGACGCCACGCAGTGGCTGAACCGGCTGCGAAGCGGGGAGCAGCCATGA
- a CDS encoding DUF4328 domain-containing protein — MRPGSPPAPKPRRRPLGPPPRYDVIPRWSLQDAVPLDVDSVAPPPSGPPAVVVDRVLRITAVLLGVAAGVYLLRYILLVINRSVLLNSVLAATAVLLGLIISVAALAAVITCWVVMARWLIARRAAVFAHQGTADPRPTSALWFGCVVPLVNLFWAPVYVIETATAEGHYTRMRKPILVWWVLWGLSALVATFSVATLFSYRWFGVSVNHSAQAVADNTIAMICGYLIAMAAVLATTRVWRGFEAKPVERSAHRWVVVAAEGAAPETATPTDTEVAPPVETSGREPAA; from the coding sequence GTGCGCCCAGGCTCGCCACCCGCCCCGAAGCCCCGCCGACGCCCGCTGGGGCCGCCGCCGCGATATGACGTCATCCCGCGCTGGAGCCTGCAGGACGCGGTTCCCCTCGACGTCGACTCCGTGGCGCCGCCGCCCAGCGGTCCCCCCGCGGTTGTGGTCGACCGGGTGCTGAGGATCACCGCCGTCCTGCTGGGTGTGGCCGCCGGCGTGTACCTGCTGCGCTACATCCTGTTGGTGATCAACAGGTCCGTGCTGCTCAACTCCGTGCTGGCGGCGACGGCCGTGCTGCTGGGCCTGATCATCAGCGTCGCGGCCCTGGCCGCCGTGATCACCTGCTGGGTGGTGATGGCGCGGTGGCTCATCGCGCGACGGGCCGCGGTCTTCGCGCACCAGGGCACCGCAGATCCGCGCCCGACGTCGGCGCTGTGGTTCGGGTGCGTGGTGCCGCTGGTGAATCTGTTCTGGGCGCCGGTCTATGTCATCGAGACCGCGACCGCTGAGGGCCACTACACGCGGATGCGCAAACCGATCCTCGTCTGGTGGGTGCTGTGGGGGCTCAGCGCGCTGGTCGCGACGTTCTCGGTCGCGACACTGTTCAGCTATCGCTGGTTCGGTGTGAGCGTCAACCACTCGGCGCAGGCCGTCGCGGACAACACCATCGCCATGATCTGCGGGTATCTGATCGCGATGGCCGCGGTGCTGGCCACCACGCGGGTCTGGCGCGGGTTCGAGGCCAAGCCCGTCGAGCGTTCCGCGCACCGCTGGGTGGTGGTCGCCGCCGAGGGCGCAGCGCCTGAGACCGCGACGCCGACCGACACCGAAGTCGCGCCACCGGTTGAGACAAGCGGACGCGAACCGGCAGCATAG
- a CDS encoding DUF2470 domain-containing protein, which translates to MTLATIPAPTTAERIRSACVRAQSALIALDGSEPESVAVHHLLADGSFGITVPVNGVAAANVITAGAAGVQAMLELTDYAPLPLREPVRSLVWIRGRMHRVPDPMLRATLDVIAAEDPNPALLQVGSEFTLLRLEIESVVVADSTGAESVGVGALLDARPDPFCGMETPWLRHIDSAHRDVVARLAAKLPRPLRGGHVRPLGLDRYGFRLRVEGDDGDHDVRLPFPNPVDDVTGLSQAIRILMGCPFVNGLRARRS; encoded by the coding sequence ATGACCCTGGCGACGATCCCAGCACCGACGACTGCCGAGCGCATCCGCAGCGCGTGTGTCCGCGCTCAGAGCGCCCTCATCGCACTCGACGGGTCCGAGCCCGAGTCGGTCGCGGTGCACCACCTGCTGGCCGACGGCTCGTTCGGCATCACGGTCCCCGTCAACGGAGTGGCGGCCGCCAACGTCATCACCGCGGGTGCCGCCGGAGTACAGGCGATGCTCGAACTGACCGACTACGCGCCGCTGCCGCTGCGCGAACCGGTGCGCTCGCTGGTCTGGATCCGCGGCCGGATGCACCGCGTGCCCGACCCGATGCTGCGCGCGACGCTCGACGTCATCGCCGCCGAGGATCCCAACCCCGCTCTGCTGCAGGTCGGCTCCGAGTTCACGCTTCTGCGCCTCGAGATCGAGTCGGTCGTCGTCGCGGATTCGACGGGCGCCGAGTCGGTGGGGGTCGGCGCGCTGCTCGACGCCCGGCCAGACCCGTTCTGCGGCATGGAGACTCCGTGGCTGCGGCATATCGACTCCGCGCATCGTGACGTCGTCGCCCGGCTCGCGGCCAAGCTGCCGCGACCGCTGCGCGGCGGACATGTGCGCCCGCTGGGCCTGGACCGGTACGGCTTCCGCCTCCGCGTCGAGGGCGACGACGGCGATCACGATGTCCGTCTCCCGTTCCCCAACCCTGTCGACGACGTCACCGGCCTGAGCCAGGCCATCCGCATCCTCATGGGCTGCCCCTTCGTCAACGGCCTGCGGGCACGCCGCTCCTGA
- a CDS encoding cupin domain-containing protein has translation MSAGSHGEVQQDDGRFRVTRWTIEPGGSIPMHRHEYDYVVVPLVNGTMHVVTPDGTATAAELRIGDSYTRTAGVEHQVENRGSTEAVVFVEVERLS, from the coding sequence ATGAGCGCAGGATCGCACGGCGAGGTGCAGCAGGACGACGGCCGATTCCGGGTCACGCGGTGGACCATCGAACCGGGCGGGTCGATCCCCATGCACCGCCACGAATACGACTACGTCGTGGTTCCGCTGGTCAACGGCACCATGCACGTCGTCACCCCGGACGGCACCGCCACCGCCGCCGAGCTCCGGATCGGCGACAGCTACACCAGGACGGCCGGCGTCGAGCACCAGGTGGAGAACCGCGGCAGCACCGAGGCCGTGGTCTTCGTCGAGGTCGAGAGGCTCTCCTAG